One genomic segment of Burkholderiaceae bacterium includes these proteins:
- a CDS encoding iron ABC transporter permease gives MNIRWWPWGLLAAACLAVLLFFVLYPLVVLFGNSVLDESGAYSLAAFIALARDSQFVQAFQNSLLLGVVVTACTVMVGVPFAYMVARYEFPFKNLVAVLPILTIVIPEIIVGQSWLLVLGNNGLVTNWLAGWGIELPSFYGWTGLVLSMTLVYYTYIYLGVLAALRGFDGQLEEAGLSLGTSPFVTRLRVLVPVVAPAVLVNALVVFTLVVGNFALSMLLASRVPLLSVMTYNTFVSEMGGNPALQSAMSVVSIAIVAGVLFVQKRVVERKVYTMTQGRAPAPRRVRSGASLLFTATVGLVLLASLLPLIVVFVGAFTATSGPVMHWGSWSLDSLQRALQAAPEPIVNSLRFASMATVVGVAFAVLASYLIIKKRTLATQALDYVVVLPLTISGTVLGIALVQTFNTGWLVLAGTSTIMVLAYAVRRLPFAMRNASSTLFNIPESIEEASISLGVSPLMTFFKVVLPAMKASLISSAILMWVTTISELSASMVVYTGGLETMPITIFRQVDGGRLGLASAYGAALVSVIVLPIVIAIKVFRINLFSTK, from the coding sequence ATGAATATCCGCTGGTGGCCCTGGGGCCTGCTGGCGGCGGCCTGCCTGGCGGTGCTGCTGTTTTTCGTGCTCTACCCGCTGGTGGTGCTGTTCGGCAACAGCGTGCTGGACGAGTCGGGCGCGTATTCGCTGGCCGCCTTCATCGCCCTGGCGCGCGATAGCCAGTTCGTGCAGGCCTTCCAGAATTCGCTGCTGCTGGGCGTCGTGGTCACCGCCTGCACGGTGATGGTGGGCGTGCCCTTCGCCTACATGGTGGCGCGCTACGAATTTCCATTCAAGAACCTGGTGGCCGTGCTGCCCATCCTGACCATCGTCATCCCCGAGATCATCGTCGGCCAGTCCTGGCTGCTGGTGCTGGGCAACAACGGGCTGGTGACCAACTGGCTGGCCGGCTGGGGCATCGAGCTGCCCTCGTTCTACGGCTGGACGGGCCTGGTGCTGTCGATGACGCTGGTGTATTACACCTACATCTACCTGGGCGTGCTGGCCGCGCTGCGCGGCTTTGACGGGCAGCTGGAAGAAGCGGGCCTGAGCCTGGGCACCTCCCCCTTCGTCACCCGGCTGCGCGTGCTGGTGCCGGTGGTGGCGCCGGCGGTGCTGGTCAATGCGCTGGTGGTGTTCACGCTGGTGGTGGGCAACTTCGCGCTGTCCATGCTGCTGGCCAGCCGCGTGCCCCTGCTGTCGGTGATGACCTACAACACCTTCGTCAGTGAAATGGGCGGCAACCCCGCGCTGCAAAGCGCCATGTCGGTGGTGTCCATCGCCATCGTGGCGGGGGTGCTGTTCGTGCAAAAGCGCGTGGTCGAGCGCAAGGTCTACACCATGACGCAGGGGCGCGCGCCGGCGCCGCGGCGCGTGCGCTCGGGCGCCTCGCTGCTGTTCACCGCCACCGTGGGCCTGGTGCTGCTGGCCTCGCTGCTGCCGCTGATCGTGGTGTTCGTCGGCGCCTTCACGGCCACCAGCGGCCCCGTCATGCACTGGGGCAGCTGGTCGCTGGACAGCCTGCAACGCGCGCTGCAGGCCGCGCCCGAGCCCATCGTCAACTCGCTGCGCTTTGCCTCCATGGCCACGGTGGTGGGCGTGGCCTTCGCGGTGCTGGCCAGCTACCTGATCATCAAGAAGCGCACGCTGGCGACCCAGGCGCTGGACTACGTGGTGGTGCTGCCGCTGACGATCTCGGGCACGGTGCTGGGCATCGCTCTGGTGCAGACCTTCAACACCGGCTGGCTGGTGCTGGCCGGCACCTCCACCATCATGGTGCTGGCCTACGCCGTGCGCCGCCTGCCCTTTGCCATGCGCAATGCCTCCTCCACGCTGTTCAACATCCCGGAGTCGATCGAGGAGGCCTCCATCAGCCTGGGCGTGTCGCCCCTGATGACCTTCTTCAAGGTGGTGCTGCCGGCCATGAAGGCCTCGCTGATCTCCTCGGCCATCCTGATGTGGGTGACCACCATTTCCGAACTCTCGGCCTCGATGGTGGTGTACACCGGCGGGCTGGAGACCATGCCGATCACCATCTTCCGCCAGGTCGACGGCGGGCGCCTGGGCCTGGCCTCGGCCTATGGCGCGGCCCTGGTCAGCGTCATCGTGCTGCCCATCGTCATCGCTATCAAGGTGTTTCGCATCAACCTTTTCTCCACCAAGTAA
- a CDS encoding extracellular solute-binding protein, whose amino-acid sequence MKIKTLLQCTLAAASLVAASAQAQTVVLYSSNNTETIETALNVVKKKAPSLTVQQVTGGTGSLMKRIQAEAKNPRGDVLWSGGFGTLGAYKDLLEPYKAPGIEAIPPEFRGPGNLWVGTNLHVMVMMVNERQLKGLPAPKTWSDLMKPEWKGKFAITDPSKSATAYMLVYGLLKQFGKDGLEKIAANAVVTSSSGSTYKGTAAGEYPVGLTIEYAAQEYVAGGQKEIKLVYPTEGSYLAPEGMFIVKGAKNMAAAKTLYDALMSKDVQEAELVKNFRRPTRSDIAVSKLTTLPDLKSIKIFPLDQAQASAEYEQLVALWNLAVSKAR is encoded by the coding sequence ATGAAGATCAAGACCTTGCTGCAATGCACGCTGGCCGCCGCCAGCCTGGTGGCCGCGTCGGCGCAGGCGCAAACCGTGGTGCTGTACTCGTCCAACAACACCGAGACCATCGAGACCGCGCTCAACGTGGTCAAGAAAAAGGCGCCGTCGCTGACCGTGCAGCAGGTCACGGGCGGCACCGGCTCGCTGATGAAGCGCATCCAGGCCGAGGCCAAGAACCCGCGCGGCGACGTGCTGTGGAGCGGCGGCTTCGGCACCCTGGGCGCGTACAAGGACTTGCTGGAGCCGTACAAGGCGCCCGGCATCGAGGCCATCCCGCCCGAGTTCCGCGGCCCCGGCAACCTGTGGGTGGGCACCAACCTGCACGTGATGGTGATGATGGTCAACGAGCGCCAGCTCAAGGGCCTGCCCGCGCCCAAGACCTGGTCGGACCTGATGAAGCCCGAGTGGAAGGGCAAGTTCGCCATCACCGACCCCAGCAAGAGCGCCACCGCCTACATGCTGGTGTACGGCCTGCTCAAGCAGTTCGGCAAGGACGGGCTGGAGAAGATCGCCGCCAACGCCGTGGTCACGTCCTCGTCGGGCAGCACCTACAAGGGCACGGCCGCGGGCGAATACCCGGTGGGCCTGACCATCGAATACGCCGCGCAGGAATACGTGGCCGGCGGCCAGAAGGAGATCAAGCTGGTGTACCCCACCGAGGGCAGCTACCTGGCGCCCGAGGGCATGTTCATCGTCAAGGGCGCCAAGAACATGGCAGCGGCCAAGACCTTGTACGACGCGCTGATGAGCAAGGACGTGCAGGAGGCCGAGCTGGTCAAGAACTTCCGCCGCCCCACGCGCAGCGACATCGCCGTCTCCAAGCTCACCACCTTGCCCGACCTGAAGTCCATCAAGATCTTCCCGCTGGACCAAGCGCAGGCCTCGGCCGAATACGAGCAGCTGGTGGCCCTGTGGAACCTAGCCGTCAGCAAAGCGCGATGA
- a CDS encoding prenyltransferase, with translation MTRPAFLLLTVVACLLGTATAAAGGHGLDWPLAAAATLLAVLAHAAGNVLNDLHDARNGADAANTQGIFPFTGGSRLIQTGAVTEGQTAALAYGLLLVLVPAGLLLATRTAAGVLLLGMAGLLLAWAYSAPPLRLMARGLGELAVAGAWFLVVLGSDYVQRRQFFATPASAALSLALLVAALLLINGCPDAAADAQVGKRTLAVRLGPVGAAWAYLALVLAAHGWLAASVGLRLAPAAALWGLVSLPLSLAAAALLRRHARQPRRLKPALALTVAATLLHGLGMAAGYAWIASQH, from the coding sequence ATGACGCGCCCGGCCTTTTTGCTGCTCACCGTGGTCGCCTGCCTGCTGGGCACGGCCACGGCGGCGGCCGGCGGCCATGGGCTGGATTGGCCGCTGGCGGCCGCCGCCACGCTGCTGGCCGTGCTGGCGCACGCCGCGGGCAATGTGCTGAATGACCTGCACGACGCCCGCAACGGCGCCGACGCCGCCAACACCCAGGGCATCTTCCCCTTCACCGGCGGTTCGCGCCTGATCCAGACCGGCGCCGTCACCGAAGGCCAGACCGCCGCCCTGGCCTACGGCTTGCTGCTGGTGCTGGTGCCGGCCGGCCTGCTGCTGGCCACCCGGACCGCCGCCGGCGTGCTGCTGCTGGGCATGGCCGGGCTGCTGCTGGCCTGGGCCTACTCGGCGCCGCCGCTGCGGCTGATGGCGCGCGGGCTGGGCGAACTGGCGGTGGCCGGCGCCTGGTTTCTGGTCGTGCTGGGCAGTGACTACGTGCAGCGGCGCCAGTTCTTCGCCACCCCGGCCAGCGCGGCGCTGAGCCTGGCGCTGCTGGTGGCGGCGCTGCTGCTCATCAACGGCTGCCCGGACGCCGCGGCCGACGCCCAGGTCGGCAAGCGCACCCTGGCCGTGCGCCTGGGCCCCGTGGGCGCGGCCTGGGCCTACCTGGCCCTGGTGCTGGCCGCGCACGGCTGGCTGGCCGCCAGCGTGGGGCTGCGGCTGGCGCCGGCGGCGGCGCTGTGGGGGCTGGTGTCGCTGCCCCTGTCGCTGGCCGCCGCCGCGCTGCTGCGGCGCCACGCGCGCCAGCCCCGGCGCCTGAAGCCCGCGCTGGCACTGACCGTGGCGGCCACGCTGCTGCACGGCCTGGGCATGGCCGCGGGCTATGCATGGATCGCGTCGCAACACTGA
- the hpnD gene encoding presqualene diphosphate synthase HpnD, translated as MTPQQYVQQKAAASGSSFYYAFLFLPPPRRAAITAFYAFCREVDDVADTVSDPGVAAAKLAWWQGEVRGAFEGRPTHPVMQALMPHAAAFSIEPGPLLDVIEGCQMDLQPTRYFDFAELQRYCHRVAGVVGEVSARIFGQTDPATTAYAHTLGLAFQLTNIIRDVGEDARRERVYLPVSELQRFEVRADEILKGEYSERFAALMRFQAQRAHGLYDEALSLLPAVDRRSQKPGLMMASIYRTLLREIEAADFQVLHQRIALTPLRKFWLAWKMQALGRF; from the coding sequence ATGACGCCACAGCAGTACGTGCAGCAAAAAGCGGCTGCTTCGGGCAGCAGTTTCTATTACGCCTTTCTGTTTTTGCCGCCGCCGCGGCGCGCGGCCATCACGGCGTTCTATGCGTTCTGCCGCGAGGTCGACGACGTGGCCGACACCGTGAGCGACCCCGGCGTGGCCGCCGCCAAGCTGGCTTGGTGGCAGGGCGAGGTGCGCGGCGCCTTCGAGGGCCGGCCCACGCACCCGGTGATGCAGGCGCTGATGCCGCATGCGGCGGCCTTCAGCATCGAGCCCGGCCCGCTGCTGGACGTCATTGAGGGCTGCCAGATGGACCTGCAGCCCACGCGCTACTTCGACTTTGCCGAGCTGCAGCGCTACTGCCACCGGGTGGCCGGCGTGGTGGGCGAGGTGTCGGCGCGCATCTTCGGCCAGACCGATCCGGCCACCACTGCCTATGCGCACACGCTGGGCCTGGCGTTTCAGCTCACCAACATCATCCGCGACGTGGGCGAGGACGCGCGGCGCGAGCGCGTGTACCTGCCGGTGAGCGAGCTGCAGCGCTTCGAGGTGCGTGCGGACGAGATCCTGAAGGGCGAGTACTCCGAGCGCTTCGCGGCGCTGATGCGCTTTCAGGCCCAGCGCGCGCACGGCCTGTACGACGAGGCGCTCAGCCTGCTGCCCGCCGTGGACCGGCGCAGCCAGAAGCCCGGCCTGATGATGGCCAGTATCTACCGCACCCTGCTGCGCGAGATCGAGGCGGCCGACTTCCAGGTGCTGCACCAGCGCATCGCGCTGACGCCGCTGCGCAAGTTCTGGCTGGCCTGGAAGATGCAGGCGCTGGGGCGTTTTTGA
- a CDS encoding FAD-dependent oxidoreductase, with the protein MHAGYSPFRPMNTQPAPPLRIAIVGAGWAGLAAAVHAVQAGHAVTVFEAAPQPGGRARGVPLTLPDGRELMVDNGQHILIGAYTESLRLMRTVGVDPESALLRLPLTLRFADGMGLRWPNAPEPLDAVAGILRARGWRWSERLALLRAALGWRRAGFACASDVTVATLCRALPPRLMAEFVEPLCVAALNTPVDQASGPVFLRVLHDALLGGRGHSRLLLPRIDLGALLPQAAARWLQQRGAVLRRSERIDTLHAQGLHWHVGGQAFDRVIWATSAPHAVKALTQSASEAPNNIAIGLRDWCATTARLAHRAITTVYAQAPASAALLPQPMLALRSGPDAPAQFVFDRDAITGTREPTGLLAFVASDSAGERPTLQAAIVAQASRELGLAVQPLLTVTERRATFACTAALQRPPAFIAPGLLACGDYVAGPYPATLEGAVRSGIAAAAAIAPAALG; encoded by the coding sequence ATGCACGCGGGCTACAGCCCATTTCGACCCATGAACACCCAACCGGCCCCGCCGCTGCGCATCGCCATCGTCGGCGCGGGCTGGGCCGGCCTGGCGGCCGCCGTGCACGCGGTGCAGGCGGGCCACGCGGTGACCGTGTTCGAGGCCGCGCCGCAGCCCGGCGGACGCGCGCGCGGCGTGCCCCTGACGCTGCCCGACGGGCGCGAGCTGATGGTCGACAACGGCCAGCACATCCTGATCGGCGCCTACACCGAATCGCTGCGGCTGATGCGCACCGTCGGCGTCGATCCCGAAAGCGCCCTGCTGCGCCTGCCGCTCACCCTGCGCTTTGCCGATGGCATGGGCCTGCGCTGGCCCAACGCGCCCGAGCCGCTGGACGCGGTGGCCGGCATCCTGCGCGCCCGCGGCTGGCGCTGGTCCGAGCGCCTGGCCCTGCTGCGCGCGGCCCTCGGCTGGCGGCGCGCCGGCTTTGCCTGCGCGAGCGACGTCACCGTGGCCACGCTGTGCCGCGCCCTGCCCCCGCGCCTGATGGCCGAGTTCGTCGAGCCGCTGTGCGTGGCGGCGCTCAACACGCCCGTCGACCAGGCCAGCGGCCCCGTGTTCTTGCGCGTGCTGCACGACGCGCTGCTGGGTGGGCGCGGCCACTCCCGGCTGCTGCTGCCGCGCATCGACCTGGGCGCGCTGCTGCCCCAGGCCGCCGCGCGCTGGCTGCAGCAGCGCGGCGCCGTGCTGCGCCGTAGCGAGCGCATCGACACGCTGCACGCGCAAGGGCTGCACTGGCACGTGGGCGGACAGGCGTTCGACCGGGTGATCTGGGCCACTTCAGCGCCCCATGCGGTTAAAGCCCTCACCCAATCTGCCTCAGAAGCTCCAAATAACATAGCAATCGGCCTGCGCGACTGGTGCGCCACCACGGCGCGGCTGGCGCATCGCGCCATCACCACGGTCTACGCCCAGGCGCCCGCATCCGCCGCCCTGCTGCCGCAGCCCATGCTGGCCCTGCGCAGCGGCCCCGATGCACCGGCCCAGTTCGTGTTCGACCGCGACGCCATCACCGGCACGCGCGAGCCGACCGGGTTGCTGGCCTTCGTCGCCAGCGACAGCGCCGGCGAGCGCCCGACGCTGCAGGCCGCCATCGTCGCCCAGGCCAGCCGCGAGCTGGGCCTGGCCGTGCAGCCGCTGCTGACCGTGACCGAACGGCGCGCCACCTTCGCCTGCACCGCCGCGCTGCAGCGCCCGCCGGCCTTCATCGCGCCGGGCCTGCTGGCCTGCGGCGACTACGTGGCCGGCCCCTACCCCGCCACGCTGGAAGGCGCGGTGCGCAGCGGCATCGCCGCCGCCGCTGCCATCGCCCCGGCAGCGCTCGGCTAG
- a CDS encoding HipA domain-containing protein codes for MTRQNNALEVWLDDDLGPARQVCTLAHDRGQIRFHYERDWLKDPRAFALDPDLSLDEHPFFPKPELGNFGIFLDSSPDRWGQTLMKRREALQARDEKRPPRTLYAWDFLIGVQDQTRQGALRFRRPGTETFLGDDKMAAPPVTTLRELEAVAYQLSNRRIDDLDALRRWLAVLVAPGASLGGARPKANFTEADGSLWIAKFPARDDDRDAGAWEYVVHQLAQKAGLDVPPARLIKLGNGFHTFCVQRFDRAQGARRFHASAMTLLRKTQSEGTSYLELAQFIRAQGDAEHAGADLAQLFRRVAFNVAVGNRDDHLRNHGFVLGKTGWRLAPAFDVNPNIDKAEHVLNIDDVDNRPSLQTVLATAAFYGLGDGQARRLVDEVVAAVDGWKETARSAHIASADVALTAGAFGAWEEFRG; via the coding sequence ATGACCAGGCAGAACAACGCCCTGGAAGTCTGGCTGGATGACGACCTTGGCCCTGCACGCCAGGTTTGCACGCTGGCCCATGACCGCGGCCAGATCCGCTTTCACTACGAACGGGACTGGCTCAAGGACCCTCGCGCCTTCGCGCTGGACCCTGACCTCTCCCTGGACGAGCACCCCTTCTTTCCGAAGCCGGAGCTGGGCAACTTCGGCATCTTCCTGGACTCATCGCCTGACCGCTGGGGCCAGACGCTCATGAAGCGCCGCGAGGCGCTGCAAGCCAGGGACGAGAAGCGGCCGCCCCGCACGCTCTACGCCTGGGACTTCCTCATCGGGGTGCAGGACCAGACCCGCCAGGGCGCGTTGCGCTTTCGCCGGCCGGGCACGGAAACCTTCCTCGGCGACGACAAGATGGCGGCTCCGCCGGTGACGACCTTGCGCGAACTGGAAGCGGTGGCCTACCAGCTCAGCAACCGGCGCATCGACGACCTCGATGCCCTGCGTAGGTGGCTGGCGGTGCTCGTCGCGCCGGGTGCCTCGCTGGGCGGGGCAAGGCCGAAGGCCAACTTCACCGAAGCCGACGGCTCGCTGTGGATCGCCAAGTTTCCCGCCCGCGACGATGACCGGGACGCCGGCGCCTGGGAGTATGTCGTTCACCAACTGGCTCAAAAAGCCGGCCTGGATGTGCCGCCCGCAAGGCTGATCAAGCTGGGCAACGGCTTCCACACCTTCTGCGTGCAAAGGTTCGATCGCGCGCAGGGTGCCAGGCGCTTCCATGCCTCGGCGATGACGCTGCTGCGCAAGACGCAGAGCGAAGGCACGAGCTACCTGGAACTGGCCCAGTTCATCCGGGCCCAGGGCGATGCGGAGCATGCAGGCGCGGATCTGGCGCAGCTGTTTCGCCGCGTGGCGTTCAACGTCGCGGTTGGCAACCGCGACGATCACCTGCGCAACCACGGCTTCGTGCTTGGCAAGACGGGGTGGCGCCTTGCACCGGCGTTTGATGTCAACCCGAACATCGACAAGGCGGAGCATGTCCTGAACATCGACGATGTCGACAACCGGCCCAGCCTACAGACCGTGCTGGCTACGGCAGCCTTCTACGGGCTCGGTGACGGACAAGCCCGGCGGCTTGTGGACGAGGTCGTCGCGGCGGTCGATGGCTGGAAGGAAACGGCTCGCAGCGCGCATATTGCCAGCGCGGACGTTGCACTGACGGCCGGGGCGTTCGGGGCGTGGGAAGAATTCCGAGGGTGA
- a CDS encoding helix-turn-helix transcriptional regulator yields MPRKPPLVFPQEQRLLSGLGERLRLARKRRQLSNRVVAQRAGVSRTTVYKVEAGDPGATLGAYVRVLAVLGLEGDLDLLAADDRIGRKLQDLALEPSPSARRRRVTPSLARNREGSS; encoded by the coding sequence ATGCCACGCAAGCCGCCCCTTGTTTTTCCACAGGAGCAGCGCCTGCTCTCCGGGCTGGGCGAACGGCTGCGTCTGGCTCGGAAGAGGCGCCAGCTGAGCAATAGGGTGGTGGCGCAACGTGCGGGGGTTTCCAGAACCACCGTGTACAAGGTCGAGGCGGGCGATCCTGGTGCCACGTTGGGCGCCTATGTCCGGGTGCTGGCCGTGCTGGGCCTCGAAGGCGATCTCGATCTGCTGGCGGCCGACGACCGGATCGGGCGCAAGCTGCAGGACTTGGCGCTGGAGCCGTCACCCAGCGCCAGGCGCCGCAGGGTCACCCCTTCATTGGCTCGGAATCGCGAGGGGTCCTCATGA
- a CDS encoding N-acetyltransferase: MTRHHLVACSQHRHAPAILDIFNEAILNSTALYDYRPRTPESMGSWFAAKVEGGFPVIGLEDEGGALLAFGSYGTFRAWPAYKYTVEHSVYVHQDHRGRGLGREIMQALIAAARQRDVHAMVGGIDASNAGSIALHERLGFRHVGTLPQVGFKFGRWLDLAFYQLLLDGPPHPVDG; encoded by the coding sequence ATGACACGACACCACCTCGTTGCGTGCTCGCAGCATCGGCACGCGCCGGCCATTCTGGACATCTTCAACGAGGCGATCCTGAATTCGACCGCGCTGTACGACTACCGGCCTCGTACCCCCGAGAGCATGGGATCGTGGTTCGCGGCCAAGGTCGAGGGTGGCTTTCCGGTCATCGGCCTGGAGGACGAGGGCGGCGCGTTGCTGGCGTTCGGCAGCTACGGCACGTTTCGGGCCTGGCCGGCGTACAAGTACACGGTCGAGCACTCGGTGTACGTGCACCAGGACCATCGCGGCCGCGGACTGGGCCGCGAAATCATGCAGGCCCTGATCGCGGCGGCGCGCCAGCGCGACGTGCACGCCATGGTCGGGGGCATCGACGCAAGCAACGCCGGCAGCATCGCGCTGCACGAGCGCCTGGGCTTCCGGCATGTGGGCACCTTGCCGCAGGTGGGCTTCAAGTTCGGGCGCTGGCTCGATTTGGCGTTCTACCAGCTGCTGCTGGATGGGCCGCCGCACCCGGTGGACGGTTGA
- a CDS encoding HdeD family acid-resistance protein, which translates to MSTDANPSPLLRDALEFAKANWWTFLLGGVLYVLFGVLALARPANALLALAMVFAAFLLVDGVFSVVRALGAKGADGRWWVFFGGLLSIVVGLYALLGPVTSVLLFVYVIAFQAIVFGVTVFMFGVNIRKAVRGEWVLYVTGVVSVLFGLLLAWAPGIGGLSLSLMAGAWSLAIGILRVIFAFRVRRLVRSATP; encoded by the coding sequence ATGAGCACCGATGCGAACCCATCCCCCCTGCTGCGCGACGCGCTGGAATTTGCCAAGGCCAACTGGTGGACGTTTTTGCTGGGTGGCGTGCTCTACGTCCTGTTCGGCGTGCTGGCGCTCGCGCGGCCGGCCAACGCGCTGCTCGCCCTGGCGATGGTGTTCGCCGCGTTCCTGCTGGTGGACGGGGTCTTCAGTGTCGTGCGCGCACTCGGCGCCAAGGGGGCCGACGGCCGGTGGTGGGTGTTCTTCGGCGGCCTGCTCAGCATCGTGGTCGGGCTGTACGCGCTGCTCGGGCCGGTGACCTCGGTGCTGCTGTTCGTCTACGTGATCGCCTTCCAGGCCATCGTGTTCGGCGTGACGGTCTTCATGTTCGGCGTCAACATCCGCAAGGCCGTCCGCGGCGAATGGGTGTTGTACGTGACCGGCGTGGTCTCGGTCCTGTTCGGCCTGCTGCTGGCATGGGCGCCGGGCATCGGCGGACTGAGCCTGTCCCTGATGGCGGGCGCCTGGTCGCTGGCGATCGGCATTCTGCGCGTCATCTTTGCCTTCCGGGTGCGCCGCCTGGTGCGCAGCGCGACCCCCTGA
- a CDS encoding thioesterase family protein translates to MPATPALPDAAYTALADGSFASSELTRGPWNHGHQHAGPPVALVCRAVEQVARGHGLTHIARLTANLLRPVPLDTLSVEVAQDYVGRNAGHFSARLLAQGKEVGRFTLLAQRELDVALPAGMAGHPLPQAPRPPEASPAARFPFAGRVTGYADLVETRLAGGDFWHGPCAVWFRMRHALVAGEAPSPWQRVAVAADSGNGISAVLDYERYTFVNSDLTINLLRPPEGEWICLDARTAWGPHGGGLAQSALYDAQGLVGHATQSLAVRLREQ, encoded by the coding sequence ATGCCCGCCACCCCCGCTCTTCCCGACGCCGCCTACACCGCCCTCGCGGACGGCAGCTTTGCCTCCAGCGAACTCACCCGCGGCCCCTGGAACCACGGGCACCAGCATGCCGGCCCGCCGGTGGCGCTGGTGTGCCGCGCGGTCGAGCAGGTGGCGCGCGGGCATGGCCTGACGCACATTGCGCGGCTGACGGCCAACCTGCTGCGGCCGGTGCCGCTCGACACCCTGAGCGTCGAGGTGGCGCAGGACTACGTGGGGCGCAACGCCGGCCATTTTTCGGCGCGCCTGCTGGCGCAGGGCAAGGAGGTCGGGCGCTTCACGCTGCTGGCCCAGCGCGAGCTGGACGTGGCGCTGCCCGCCGGCATGGCGGGGCATCCGCTGCCGCAGGCGCCCCGCCCGCCCGAGGCTTCGCCGGCGGCGCGGTTTCCGTTCGCCGGCAGGGTGACGGGCTACGCCGACCTGGTCGAGACGCGGCTGGCCGGCGGCGACTTCTGGCACGGGCCGTGCGCGGTGTGGTTCCGCATGCGCCATGCGCTGGTCGCGGGCGAAGCGCCCAGCCCCTGGCAGCGCGTGGCGGTGGCGGCCGATTCGGGCAACGGCATCAGCGCGGTGCTCGATTACGAGCGCTACACCTTCGTCAACTCCGACCTCACGATCAACCTGCTGCGCCCGCCGGAAGGCGAGTGGATCTGCCTGGATGCGCGCACCGCCTGGGGCCCGCACGGCGGCGGCCTGGCCCAGTCGGCGCTGTACGACGCGCAAGGCCTGGTCGGGCACGCGACGCAAAGCCTGGCGGTGCGCCTGCGCGAGCAATAA